In Erigeron canadensis isolate Cc75 chromosome 8, C_canadensis_v1, whole genome shotgun sequence, the DNA window TTGGATCTAAAACAGATCCATCCCCTTTTATTTATTCTACAGACAGAAATTGTATATTGTATTATTGAGTAATAGGGATTTTACAAGagattatatagatattatatttacACTCTAACCCCTTGTTTAGGGTAACATAATATAAACTTAATATAGTCTAATATCCCCCCTCAAGCTAAGGTCGGGGAGCGTCCTTTAGCTTGAACCTCAAGAATATAAAACGATCCGATGGAAGAGCCTTTGTGAAGACATCTGCGATTTGGTCATGTGTAGAAATAAATTGAACTGACAACTTCCCTTGTGCTACCTTTTCTcgaacaaaatgaaaatcaaccTCTACATGCTTTGTACGAGCATGGAACACAGGATTGGCTGAAAGATAAGTAGCACCAACATTATCACACCATAATGTTGGAACAGCTTTAGTAGGAAACTGTAGTTCACCAAGACGAGATTCAAGCCATGTCAATTCGGCTACAGTATTAGCTAATGCCTTATACTCAGACTCGGTTGATGACCTCGATACAGTCTTTTGTTTTCTTGCACACCATGAAATCAGATTATTTCCAAGATATATAGAAAATCCCCCCGTGGATCGACGATCATCAGGGCATCGAGCCCAGTCGACGTCAGTATAGGCTCGTAAAGAGGAGAATGATGTATCAGTGTAAGCATGCAATTGAGAGCCAGAGTTATGAGATATCAACAACCCGTAATTTGTAGTTCCATGAAGATAACGAAGTATACGTTTGACAACCGCCCAGTGATTGTTTGTAGGAGCATGCATATACTGGCACACTTTATTAACAACAAAGGTAATATCGGGATGAGATAGTGTGACATACTGTAAAGCTCCTACCATGCGTCGATATTTGAACGAGTCATCAAACAAGGCACTATCATTGAGAGATAAGTTAGCTGAAGTTGTAATAGGCGAGGGTACAGGCTTAGAGGAGGCTAGCCCTGAGCGAGACAACAGATCACGAATATACTTTTGTTGTGACAAAATAATATCATGGTTCTGACGATGAATCTCTATGCCCAGAAAATAAGATAATTCCCCCATGTCTTGTAAAGCAAAAGAGTGGCGCAAGCGGTAAACAACATGGTCAATGGCAGTCGGGTTGTTACCTGTCAAAAACGATGTCATCTACATATAccaacatatataaaagaacaccgttagaagaaaaaataaagagagaTGAATCAATCTTTGATCCCTCAAAGCCAAGCGCATGGAGAGCATGAGATAAACGTTGAAACCATGCTCGTGGAGCCTGTTTAAACCCATAAAGTGATTTGTGTAATAGACAAACATGATCCGGCCTATACGGATCTTCAAAACCCCGGTGGTTGTCTAAGATAAACCGTATGTAAAAAGGCCATCTGAACATCTAGTTGTCTTAACATCCATCTGTGTGTGACGGCAAGAGAAAGAACAACTCTGATAGTGGTAGCTTTCACCACAGGACTAAATGTATCAGTGTAGTCAATTCCTGGTTGTTGGTTATAACCTTTGGCAACCAAGCGGGCTTTGTAGCGTGTGATAGCCCCAGTCTGATCTCTTTTGAGTTTGTAAACCCACCGacaatcaacaatattaatGCCATTTTTGTGTGGCACCAGCGACCATGTCCCATTTCTCAAAAGTGCTGAGTACTCCTCAGCCATAGCTTGACGCCAACGAGGGTCCTTGTTGGCAATGGCAAAGGAAGTAGGTTCAGATTCGGAAGAAGTGGTGGTGTGGTAAGAAGATGGATCAAACCGTTGAACCTGTTTAGGATTGGGACGCATGTTAGAAAGACGTGTACGAGTAGTATTCGGGGCAGCCGTAGAAGAAACAAGCTCCGTTGTGGAGATAGATTGGGATACAGATGTATTGATCACATCAGGTTGTGTGTTAGGATGAGGAGATGGTTGTTCAAGAGGTAGAGATGGTTGTGTAAAAGGAGGAGTTGGTGGTGGTGAGGTTGGTGTTTGAGCCGATGTAGGAGAAAAGATATAAGGATTAAAGGATGGGTACGAGGAGAAATAAGGGTCAGGGTGGAGGTGGGTGTCGAAGTTGGAGAATTGTGTATAAATGGAAAAAAGGATTCATGAAAACGAACATGACGGGCAATGTAGACACGGTCGGATTCTGGATCATAACAACAATATCCGTGATGAGAGGTGCTATAACCAAGAAAGACACATGAAGTTGACCGAAAATCCATTTTGTGTGAATTGTATGGTCAAAGGTGTGGAAAACATTGGCAACCAGAGACACGTAGGAAAGAATAGTGAGGTTGGCGACCGAAGACACATTCAAAAGGTGATAGGCCAGAGATGACTTTAGAGGGCATACGATTAATGAGATAAACCGCAGTGTCAAAAGCAAAGTGCCAAAAACGGGAAGGGACTTTGGAGTCTGCGAGTAGAGTAAGACTAGTTTCGACAACATGACGATGGCGACGTTCGACCATATCGTTTTGTTCACTAGTGTGGGGACACGAAATGCGATGAATAATGCCACAAGAGTTAAAGAAGGTGGAGAGTTTGCGAAATTAACCCCCCAATCAGTTTGAACAGATTTAAGTTTGGTTTGAAATTGTCGTTCAACCATTGTGAGAAAACGGGTGAAGATATTATACACATCAGATTTCAGTTTAAGAGGAAAGATccacatatataattatcaacACACAAAAGAAAATAACACTGACCATCATAAGAAGGAATGGGAGCTGGACCCCATACATCAATGTAAACAAGATCTAAaaaactagaacttttatgattAGAAGATGATAAATGAAGTTTGGAAGATTTCCCTATAGAGCAAGAACTACAAGGAGATAATGCACTCTTATTCAAAACAAGTAGAATAAAAAATCTGGGAGTTTAGATGTCCCAAACGCTGATGCTAGACATTTAAAGAAGCACGTTAAACAAAGAATGCAACTTTCTTGACTAGTTGGATATAAGGTAGGCGAATGGAATAGAGACCTCCATTACTTAGTCCCATGAGGAGGGTAGTGCGGGTACGGATATCCTtcacaagaaaataaaaggcaTGAAACTCAAAAAATTCATGATTATCAAGACAGAATTGTTGAACAAAAAGTAGATTTTTCTTGATTTCAGGTACGTGAAGGATATTAGTAAGAGAAAAAGTTTTATTCGGAGAGTAAATTTTGGAAGAACCAAAATGGAGAATGGGAAGACCCTTACCATTACCAACATGAAGGTGATCAGTGCCAATATATGGTTCAAAAGTATCAAAACCTGAGAAATCTGGAGCCACATGGTTGGTAGAACCAGTATCCGGGGTCCAAGTTGTAATGCCCCGTAAACGAGTGTGGGAATAATTAGCAGAAGGTTGTCGCTGCTGCCTAGTTGTAGGAGGGTCACGATAAAGACATTGTGAAGGGGTATGTCCTATGCCGCAACGATTTCATGTCCCATACACCATGTTTTGGTTTGTAGCCCAAGAAAACTGATTTATGTTAGAATTATTGAACCCACTGCGATTGTTAAAAGTATTACCAGAAGTATTACCACGCCCCCCTCTTTGGTTTTGATTTCTGTTAAAGTTATTGCTACTTGATCTATTTGTGTAAAAAGCCTGAGAATTGTTGGTCGGCAAGGAAGGATCGGGTTGTAGTTGAAGACCAAGTTGACCAACAAGTTGTTGTAGAGCATTTATGGTCTCAGCAGGAACATTGGGTACGGAGGGGGTGGATATAGGAGGGTGGGTAGTAGCGGACATGAAAGCCTAGACAGGGGCAACATCAGGGGCAACTTTCTTGATCAACTATTCGTAATCTGAAAGTAACCCTTTTAGTTCTGAAAAGGCAGTAGGGTGTTGACGTCCAATGATGTTGGATTTTACACCATTGTATTCCTCACGCAGCCCTGAGATGACAAGCATAACCAAATCCTTTTCTTTCATCGGCTCTCCAATGTTAATACCCTCATGTTGCACATGAGGAGGCTAACAGAGTCATAATAACGTCTGTTAGGACAAGGGGTGTCTAATGAAACAAAAAGTCATCATAGGgtgatctaataataataaaaagcacatgaacaaaaaatgataaaataacaAACCACAGGgtgatataataaaattttctcttatctttatatattcattcttcCTGATGTATTGTAATATAGATAAGAATACAATTAGTCTCTTTGTCTATCGACTATGTTCCCAGCCAATGTAAACCAGTTTATACAATTCTAGTCTGAtacgatttttatttttattttttatttaataatgaataaaaaccAAGTTACATCTGAATAATGGGTAAGCGAGCAACAAGCTACgaatttgatttataatatccTACATGTTACAATTTGCGTAATATTACTAACCAAGAGTTATAATATTTCAACAAATAGTATATTAAGTTTATTTCATAGAAGATGACCAACTGACCTTTAGTTTAGGCGGTATTCGAAGTGATACatcaaaaatgaatataatcTGAAAGAAAGTGGAAATCAGTCGTATCTCAATATCTATTGGGTCGGATGAAGTTGCACGGTATTTATCATATTTTAACCATATATACTCATATTTGGACAAAGCACATGTCAGGAAAAACTTGTCCAATAGATTTGGACTTGGTCTTTCTAACATGGGCTAGCTTGGATTTTGGCACATGTGATTGTTATttcctttatatttttatttatctatattaaaGAGGGTGTGTGCAAAGTGCAATGTATATAGGCAAATATTCAAATACATACAAAATGTACAGGACAGTGGCTATTAGCCAAAAGATGCTTAAATATTAGATTACCAATTAACTAATGAAAGGACTCTAAAGTTTATAATATCTTTTCCAACTAAGTCcttttataatcatataaatcCAAGTGATTAGCACAACATATACAGGTCTACCTCACCCACATCAAGAagcaagctagctagctagaacaCAAAGTCTAACTGGTTGATTATCACGTACTAAATAGATCGAGTTGACGTGAAAGATGAAGGAAGATGTAGATCAAATGAAAGTGTCTGTACCGATCAAGGACTTGTGGAGAGCAATGGCAACTGACAATAGATACGTAGTGCCTAAGGTTCTACCAGATATTGTATCAGAAGTCGAGTTACTTGAAGGAGATGGCGGCCTAGGAAGCATGTTAGTATTCAAATTCTGGCCTCGTAAGTGCTCATTTTACCAATGAATTAAGAAACGCTAATTGGTCATAACTAATTTGGGGAGATAATATTCTGTGTTTTGTGTAGATGTACCGAAAGTGAGCTACCAAAGGGAGAAGATCGTGGAGTACAACGAATCACAGTATGAGATTGCTCTTGAAATATTGGAAGGAGGGCATCTGGATCATGGTTTCACTGCGTACACAACTGCTTTTAAGTTAACTGAACTAGGAGAAGCGGAGACACTGATCGATATGAAAGTTTTGTACGAGACCAAACCTGAATATAATCATATTCCTGGAGAGACCTTGAAAGCAACATTCCGTTACCTCAAATCAGTCGAAAACTATTTGTTGAAAGGTTCGCCTTAATTAAAATGTACTGTACTTTGTCAAATTGTTGTTATGCATCTTAATTTGTTTGTCTTTTTTGTTTAAGAATCCATGTATGTatcaaatcaatcaaattaataataaaaggaaCATACATGAAACGATGAGCAAATTCCATTTTGTACATGTACAAGACAACCTACGGGGACGGGACAGTCTTGATCCTACTCTACCTTTTAGTCCTCTTTATTGAATAGTACGTTCAAAACTAACTCATTATTATGTGTgctatataattaaatatataaacaactaatCAAAGTACGTACTCCAGactttgaaaaccaaaaataaataaaatgccTACATATGTAACAAGGGATCTATCATGAATATTCATGATCCATCTTTataaattactcgtattatctGGATTGTGATAGAGTTGTACCACGTCTTACGATCTTTTAGTTGGATGGTAGATCAGATCATGATATGTATTAATGATGATTACTGAATTAGGAAGATAAGCTCCATATCTTCGAGCTCAAATCCAAAAGTATAAAACCCGTCATATACTTGATTCAAATATGAAATCGGCCCCCTAGACGTTAAAATCATTGTATATAAGTCCACCTCCCCAACATCAAGAGGAAAGAACACGCATATATAGACCCTGCTTCTAAGTAATAGCTTAACCTCTAGAAGCGATATACAATTGAAGAAAGATATAGGCCAAGTAAAggttgttgttcccatcaaagACATGGAAGGCCATAGTGACTCTTCATGTACTATAGACACCTTAAATCCTAGTTTTATCCACACCTGACAAAGGAAATTGAGTTACTCGAAGGAAATGGTAGCCAAAAATCTAGTCACATTCACCCGTGTTAAGTATGATCCCATATTCGGTTTATATTGCTGATAATAACAAATACCCTTCCGTCCCATCAAAAGTGTtcagttttgaattttcaaagtctttgtcTCGCaagtttgaccttaaatatttttatttataatgtatattatttaatgaaagttatatgagttgatagaggttttgatatgttttcattgaatataactttcatcaagtattatataatgcaataaaaaatgtttatggtcaaatatacataaaaaaagactttgacaaaataaaattgaaCACTTTTAATGGGACGGAGTTAATAAGAAGTATGCATGGGTGAGAGCTTGGTTAGGTTTACGGGATTTTAGTGACCAGTTGTCGATCTTAACTTTTTCTTACCGTTTTTGTGTGTGAGACCACCAAATGTTCCACTAGTGAGGTAAATTGGTGAACATTGTGGTGGGACAAATGGTGTTGGGATGACCATGCTGAAAACGATTCTCGGCATTCAACCACCACCATGTCAAAAACCAACGCAATTATTCTTTTCAAGCTGAAAGAAAAAATGCCTTTTAAAAGTTGTGTTGAATGATGGATTCCATTTTGTGCTgatttaattaacaattaatttcCTTACATTACCTTCTGGTACATGATCCAGCGATTTGGTCAGATATTGAAGTTTAAACAATCTATTCCATTTGGTTTGTGTTTCTAGATTTTCTTACAAGAAAGTATTTATGATACTAAGATATAGATAATGTGGTAGAGTGTAAGttcaactataaaaaaaaaaatattttgcaTATTAGCTTATCCTTATGAAGACCATAAATTCAAGCTCACATAACCTCCTCGCATGTCAAACATTGCTCTATTCAAATCATAATAAGTCCATATTTATGGATAAAGGTTAAAAATATAGCATTTCACATAGGACATACTTAataaaaatttcatactctAATTTGAAATGTGTCACCAACCATACCagatataacatacatatcGATAAGTAACAGCATTTATTCCAACTTAGAGCAACAAAACTGCAAAAGGCATATGTATATTACAATCTAATATCGTATATCAGTACCTGTAAACGCACAAGTATTGTACAACCCCTCAAATCAAGCTCTCTTCACAATCGTGACCGAATGAAAACCTTCTTGACATCAGTTTTCGCAGGGGCCGATGTTTCATTGGATTCGGCTGGCTCATCCTTACGAGGATCCAAATCCTTGGCACATAAGATTGAATCTTCATCATCTAGCCTTATAATATGCAAATCCTCCTCCATTTTCACCATACGTGCCTGCATCTCCTCCATCATTAACGTATGTCGTGGTTTACTGTTCAGATTTGCGGAATCTACAGGAGAGTGATCCTTTAATCCTTCCTTGACTATTTTATAAACGTTTCCACCTTCACATTAGCAAAGTCCAAAACAGAGAAAAACATGATGCAATTGATATTTGAGTAAGGTGGATCTGTTAAGCTTATTATGGCATCTATATTGACATATTTATTGTAAACCAGATATGCTCTCTAAGCTTAATCAAGTGGTAAGAAACTAAGAAGGACCCACAGTCGATATCATGAAACTCATACATCATATAACAACCTATACTAACCTAAAGTTGAAACTTAATCATTCAAAAGGAACGTTGAATAATCCTAAGTTCTCTTTCGTCAACAAGTTACAATTCAAGCACAGGCAGGACTTCGACTTGTTATACCTAAAACAACAATCCTGCCTTAATGCACAATAACAGAATAGAATGAATACAAAAGGAAAAAACCTGACCTGCTCTAATATTATTAAACAGGAGGAGGGTACAAAAAATTATAAGCACCAGAAGCAGAAAAGGATACAATTGAAATTTAAGTGCAATACATCATTTATGCTAGTTATGGAATTGATATACCATAGAACAAACATGCTTCACCTAGGCCACTGAACAGTAGTAAGAGCCATAAAAAGGACCAAAAACGttgaaatttgattattataatgTATTGTTATTTAACCCTAACTAAACTTTCCTAAACACTCTAAGAAGCAAAGGATGCAGCAGAAGTTTCTTAAATACTTGCAGACCACCTTAACATAACCAGAAATGAATTAAGATGTAGTATCATTTATGCTTATCATGGATCCCGTAAAGCGTACCAAATATACTTTCTGAACAGAGCTGGGTCCTGAGAACCCCAAAAAAAGACCTAAAATCAATTGATATCATAGAACTCGAAAATCACTGATCCACataaattaacaaaacaaaaaaaggtaGACTTTGTCATGATGCAGTTGAAACTCAAATTAACGCAGCTATATAAGGTGTATTATAGAAGCCTAATGCTCTCTAAATATAACTGAGTACAATAGCATGAAACTAAAATATCATTACCCACATGAAATCCGACGATAAACTTAAGATTGAAACTTGATCGTGGAAACGAATTGCTGATTTATCCTAGATTTATTATAACCCAAAAAAACAACCAgaaaaaaacacatacataGAAGGCTATGCAAAATGCAGTGATGAAAATCCGATCAGTGAAACAAATAGTTTAACTAATCTTAACTTCAACTTCCTAAACAGGATTATATAGATACACAGACAGGACTTCATACCTAAAGCAATGATCAACATTTTTTTGTTGCAAATCCTAAATTCACTTCCTAAATGTTattgtatattaaaaaataagctaggccaaacaccctcATAATAGCAATCGGTGGAAAGCtggataataaaaaaatacagaTTACAACACATAAATTAAACTACTTCttaaaaaaacttgaaattGTGAGCTAACCTTTGAGAGCATCATTACAAGCAGAATCAACGGCGAATTTGCCGAATCCGGTGAGAACACGTGTTATGGTGTCTCTGCTGTCGGATTCGGGTACGGGTTGATGGAAGGGTTTGGACGAATTGGAATCGGGCCGATTGTTGATAAATAATCGGAAAGTGAGTGATCGGAGGTCGTTCAAGAAACCCATATTGGGTCAGCTGAGTGGTTGTTGCTATCTGTGATTAGTGGTTAGGAttatacactttttgatttttcatttgtttatcTGATTTTCACCTTCAAATACATGTACTACGTATTTTCaacttcttctcttttttttttttagtttttcataatACTTGAGGGTTAAATTTGTAGTTATTTTTCTAAATACAGTACTTACCCTTTCCCCATTTTTAAAGCAAATATTAACCCTACTTAACTACACAAAATAATCTTAAATTATAACACTATTAAAAATTGGAAAAATGCTAAATTAAgcgcttcacttaacgtgcataaaaaggttatACGTTTtggttttcatatcaaaaacacaccccttgatttttatggtaagtgtacaactatttaatgcaccttaacgaaagcccttagagcttcgtttagcaaaaccctaaagATTGAACGATGGTCATTACTCCAAAAGGCAAAAATCTCTACCAAATAGGCTAACCCTACATTGGGAAATTATTTTCAAGTTAAAATTCAGTTTCAAGCCTCTTCTTAATCTTAAGCTAACATGTTAAcattaaattttcataatattttcatcttcaaacttttaattttacctcaattttaattaaaatacacataaaaacaaatgagaaaacaaaaataaaatatcgtTCCTTTCAATGCGTTTCTCTTCACACCAAGACTTTCTCATTGGGTTTCGCGCCAACAGTCTAACTGGGGTGCGCCAGGCTCGAAGAAACATCGGGGACACGTTGGGGTTGAAAACCTCCCAATGAGTGGATAAATGATTTTCGAAAAGAGAATTCTTTTTACTCCGATATAGGTGGTCCATGGTAATATCTTCGTGATTATTTCCAAACCGCGTCTAAAGtaatcttaaaaaataaatttattatatagtGACGTTCGAACCAAAATCTTCTTACAAGGATCTCAAGTCATGCCCAAGATCTCAAGTTATGACCACTTGGTATACCTGGAAAAATATATCATTACGTGTAAAAGAAATGATACTTCCTCTTTTAACAACTTTATTAGTTTTACAACATTATAACAGGTGTAAATTACACCGTGTAATTGAGTCATCCTCTCCACTATAGGACAATTTTTCACATATAATTAAGGGAAGTACTAGAGCAAATTCTAAGACTTGTTAAGGCCTTAAGGGTGACTCACTTTGTCGATGACACTATTAGACAACCAGACCTAGCAGGCTAGCACTAGTTTATCCTCTACTAAAAGCATCCATACTCCACATGAAGAGTTGCGTATGAACTTCAGGCCTTATTTTTGTTTCAACAACAAATAGAAACGCGATTCTTACATTCAGATCATAAGACCATATCATGAAAATGTAGATGAAACACAATGAAGGAACAAAAAGCTCTTGACCATAGAGGACAACCAAACATTACCATACTCGTGACCTTCCAAGTAACACGATATAAATCCAAAGGTATGTCACAAATATACATCATCACTTCACATCACATGCCATACACCCAACATCCTGAACATTTTTAGTTTTGCTAACGAGAGGAACTAAAGAAGGAAACCGAGAATGCAGAAAGACAGAATCTCATGATATACATGGACATATTAGCATGTTTTAAAGAGATACAGAACTTTCACCAGCGATCTTTACCCATATGCCTCGTTTTCACTTCACCAGATATACCACAAGATTTGTTAGTTTATACATGAGCTGCAATTGAACGACTCAAAGTGAGATTTCATCCATAAATATAACAGATGCTATTGATATACTGAATCAGTACTCAACATACACATGGGTGTCCATGAAAATGATGAAATAAAATTTCAAACTATATCAGGTGTTGTAATATCTATAACTATACGAATTATGTTACTTAACAATTTATCAGTCTCATAATTGTAAAATAACTAACTACAATAATTGAAAATTAACAGATATACCAATGATTTTTTAATCCACGCACAAACACACATTCTACACTATTTGGTGTAAATGATAGTACATGGAGTTGGTTTTAGATTTTAATagacgagagcaagtacccgcgtgttgcggtggtgagatgatgggggtgataggtcataaagtgtgatagctaaacgccttagccgtacgggctccgccttcggatttaaaaattcgtcgaaagtatatcgaatgacatctctaatgaaagagcatgaaattttaagaacacccatataatttttataatttatcgatgtatggtttttgagataaaagattttgaatgaattggaggaataaatgatttatggaggagagagaaaacaaatgattggttgagatttgaggagagagaaagggtattaggtaaatatagaattgaaatatggacattttggaaaagtaaatattgaaacttaacaTGTAAACAggggagatctgctttataatatagtatagattaataGAGAACAAACATAAACTGATAAAAGGCCAAGTTAAACAAAGAAAGGTGAAGAGGCCTTATAGATACGCATTGGGTTGCTGGGAGGGGCATCCATATGCTAAAGACAATCCTGTACCATTGGGAACCACAGAAGACTTCAATCATCCTTTGAGCTCTACGGGTTGATTTACAAGGCATGTCACACGTGCAAGTACAAACACAAATCCTACGAGAGAGTGGCATgcaacttaatatttgtttttgagTCATTAAGTCACACCTAAAGTATTTTGTAAACATAGTCCTAACCCAACCTGAAGTATGCATCAAGGACCATACAACGTTGAAAGTGAGGTTTTGACGTTAATATTTCATTGTAAAAGGAATGAAGGAGTGAGAATAAAAGTCGCAAAACCTTCACAATATTTAAAATGATAAGAGGTGGGGGTTATGGAACATGTGCATGCCATACGTACTCAAAGAATCCTTTAACATCAACTTCTGCCCCCTAGCTATATGAAGAATCAGGGTATCAAAAGTTCATCTGCGAGGAGATCAACCATACGAAAGAGTTCACCATTTCACGGATATATCTTATGCCCATGCCCCAGAGTAATACTTGACATCTTAACCAAATTTGATGTTGAGAATGTCAAGAAAAAGGCAAAGAGTCCACATGGTTAGTTAATCTCTGTGATTCTAAAGAAGTAAGGACTAGCTCCCTTTTTAGTCATACCCTGGTTATATTGGTAAACTTAAGAACAGCACAAAGGTGTCCATGGATGCAATTAAGTCAATTTTCAGACTATCTCAAGTATTGTTATAAGCTTTAATCAACTATTACCTAACTGCAATACAAAGCACTCGCGGTAGACGTAATTAAACAGTTTATTCGCCTTACAATTGTTTAAGATTTTACTATTACATTGATGTCATCAATAAGTGCAGATGTCAGCAAATCGCCGGACAACGTAAATCCTGTGTTTGATTCAATAATTGCAAAGCCACTATAGTGTGTTCATGTTACAGAATAAAAACATGGATGTAGGCATGTAGCATAAGGTATTTAGATGACTGACCAATACCCAGGCAACCACAATTAGGTTCAGATTGAAAGCCCTGCAAAAAGCAACTCTAGCTCCTCATCTTGTGATGTAGTCCTCTggatttttaaaacaaaagataaaactatGTTAGTTTCACATATTTGCATGAACCGTGTCAGTTTTTGGCTGAAACCAAATGTCGGTGGAAGTCAATCACTACTATAGAACACTATTAGCCGTAGAATGA includes these proteins:
- the LOC122580245 gene encoding phytohormone-binding protein CSBP-like, with the translated sequence MKEDVDQMKVSVPIKDLWRAMATDNRYVVPKVLPDIVSEVELLEGDGGLGSMLVFKFWPHVPKVSYQREKIVEYNESQYEIALEILEGGHLDHGFTAYTTAFKLTELGEAETLIDMKVLYETKPEYNHIPGETLKATFRYLKSVENYLLKGSP
- the LOC122578757 gene encoding uncharacterized protein LOC122578757 isoform X2, whose translation is MGFLNDLRSLTFRLFINNRPDSNSSKPFHQPVPESDSRDTITRVLTGFGKFAVDSACNDALKVKEGLKDHSPVDSANLNSKPRHTLMMEEMQARMVKMEEDLHIIRLDDEDSILCAKDLDPRKDEPAESNETSAPAKTDVKKVFIRSRL
- the LOC122578757 gene encoding uncharacterized protein LOC122578757 isoform X1 — its product is MGFLNDLRSLTFRLFINNRPDSNSSKPFHQPVPESDSRDTITRVLTGFGKFAVDSACNDALKGGNVYKIVKEGLKDHSPVDSANLNSKPRHTLMMEEMQARMVKMEEDLHIIRLDDEDSILCAKDLDPRKDEPAESNETSAPAKTDVKKVFIRSRL